The nucleotide sequence GGTTGGCGTCCATCATGATCTTCAGTCCCGGCCCCACAGCCTCCCGGACCTTCCTGAGCCGTTCCAGGTCCCGCTCCAGGCCGCCGCCCACCTTGATCTTCACCGCGCTGAACCCGCGCCGCCGGTACTCCGTGACCTCGTCCAGGAGTTCTTCGATCGTGTAGGAGAGCCATCCTCCGCTGCCGTAGACGGGAACCCGGGACACTGTGCTCCCCAGCAGCTTCCACACCGGCACCCCGAGCATCCTTCCCCGGCAGTCCCACATGGCCACGTTCGCCGCTGCGAGGGCCCATTTCTGGAGCCCCTCGCAGCCGAAATATTCATGCTCCGCCGCCGCCCTTTTGGCGAGAACCCCCGTCTCATGGGGCTCGAGGCCGAGCACCAGGGGACGGATGTCCTTCAGGGCCCCGGAAATGGCATGGGGAGAATAATGGAAGGAGAGCAGGTATCCCTGCCCCTTCTCACCATTTTCCGTCTCCACTTCCACCACGTAAAACGAAATTTCCGTCAGGGAGTGGGTGGCGTCGGCGATGGGGCGGCTCAGGGGGGACACCGCCCGGAATATGCGCACATCTGAAATGACCGGCATTCTCTTCTTCCTTTCCTTCTTTCTGCGGGAAAGAGGTCGTTTCTTCCACTTCCCGCAGGTTGTTTCGAAACACCATTAGTCGATGGAGATCATCCCGGGCGACAAAGTCCACCGCCTGGACAACGGTCTCCGTCAAACCGATGGCCTCGAGCACCACCGCCGGGGTAGTGGCCGCCGGTGATCTCCATTACCCGCTCCTGCAGGTTTTCCTTCTTTGAATTCACCGTGAAAGCCGCACCGATGGAGCGCATCATCTCAAGCTTGGAATCGTCCACGTCCACAGCTATGACCTTCGCCCCGGCCCGTTTCCCCTCGGCGACTGCCGTGGTCGTACCTCCGACGTCCTGGATGAAATACCAGTCCGCAGGCCGTCCCGAGGCCGCCGTTGCCTCCGCGAGCCGTCGGGGCTGAGTGTACTCGCACCCCAGCCCCACGAACAGGGCGCCCCCGGCGTTGGGGTGGCGGGACAGGGCAAGCATAAGACGGATGGCGTAATCGTTGTCGTTGCAGGGCTCGTAGCCGATACAGCAGACATTTTCCTCACCGGAGGCGATTTTTTCCGCCGTGAACCGGGCGCATTCCACAGTATGGACAACGAGAATCCAGTCCCGTATCCCCTTCGATCCGTCAGGCCGCAGATACCCTGTCCAGGAGGTCATTCGTACTGCCTCCCGGTGTCAACGCCCG is from Aminivibrio sp. and encodes:
- a CDS encoding mandelate racemase/muconate lactonizing enzyme family protein — encoded protein: MPVISDVRIFRAVSPLSRPIADATHSLTEISFYVVEVETENGEKGQGYLLSFHYSPHAISGALKDIRPLVLGLEPHETGVLAKRAAAEHEYFGCEGLQKWALAAANVAMWDCRGRMLGVPVWKLLGSTVSRVPVYGSGGWLSYTIEELLDEVTEYRRRGFSAVKIKVGGGLERDLERLRKVREAVGPGLKIMMDANQGMNLQDALALSRKAEELDIFWFEEPIDHRDYEGYAVLRSRTSISLAMGEREYDTQALKALIERRGIDLWQPDLIRIGGVEEWRNTAALAGAYSVPVLPHYYKDYDVPLLCTIPNGVGAESFDWIDGIIDNTMRIEDGFAYPRTAPGWGFTFRRESLTPLE
- a CDS encoding UxaA family hydrolase, translating into MTSWTGYLRPDGSKGIRDWILVVHTVECARFTAEKIASGEENVCCIGYEPCNDNDYAIRLMLALSRHPNAGGALFVGLGCEYTQPRRLAEATAASGRPADWYFIQDVGGTTTAVAEGKRAGAKVIAVDVDDSKLEMMRSIGAAFTVNSKKENLQERVMEITGGHYPGGGARGHRFDGDRCPGGGLCRPG